A stretch of DNA from Acidobacteriota bacterium:
GCGGCCCGCGTGCTTGCTATTTGGCCGTCGCTTGATAGCCGGTGCGATTGGCGCGCAACTGCACACCGGGGCGCGAGGTTTGCACCTGCAATTGATGATACTGGCCGTCGCGTAGCTCAGGATAAAAAGCCAACGCATAACTGGCGCGCATCTCTTCGGCGAGGGCTTTGAAAATGGGAGTGAAATCATGTGTGTCGGCTGAGAAATCGCGTCCGCCCGTCGCCATCACAATCCGCGTGGCGTCCAAGGGCGTAATGACGCGTTCGTGCGAGGGGGTCGCCGAGAGCATGTACGAAGGCAGCGTCATTGAATAAACCGTGACGCCGGCCAGATTGGCGCGGCGGATCAACTCGCGCCGGTCAATGATGCTGGCCGAATCGAAGCCGTCAGTGATCACGACGATGACTCGTCGTACCTGACGGCCTTTTCGTGTGCGCGGGGCATTGCGTTCAAGTAAGGTAATGGCGCGGTCGAGCGCGTCATAAATGCGCGTTGAACCTTCAAACCGATCGGCTTTGGAAAAGGCGTTCTCGATGCGGTGTGGATCGGCAGTGAACCCTTGCAGGATTTTCACTTCATAGTTGAAGGCCATGGCGGCAAAGACCGAATCGCCTTTCATCAACGTGGTGAATTTCAAAGCGGCCTCGCGTAACGTGACGGTTTCCGCCGGTTTCAGGCTGCCGGAGAGGTCGAGCGCAAAAACGACGGCGAGCGGGCGCGAAATCGTGCTTTCATCATTGACCGAAAACAGGTCGAGCTTGCGCGGCTGCCCATTCTCGAACAATTGAATTTCATCGGGGCGCAAATCAAGCACATAGTTTCCGTTCTTATCGGTGGCGACAACGTCCACGGTGACCAGGTCGGTGTCAATGCGCAGCGTGATATTCGGTTTTTCCTGTTCGGGTTTCTGGGTGGCGGGCACAGGCAATGACCAGCCGCGTTCCCCGATGACGCGCTGCAACTCGTCTGATTTACGTTGCTCTTGCGCCAGGCAGAGCGATGTGATGATAAAAATTGCGCCAAGCGCCCAGGTCCCGGATTTCATGACAAGCTTATTAGCATTCGACGGAGTTTCTATGCGGTTAAATTTTCTGAGTCCAACGCTCCAAGATGAAGGCAAATACGCCATTGCCGCTTTATTGGTTCTGTTTGGTTGTAGCGCGATTTCCGGCAAAGCACAAACCAGCCAGGCTGCTGCTGAAAAGGCCCCGGCCAGCAAAACCGCCAATGGCATCGTCAAGGGCCGCGTAAAATTGCAGGACAGCAAGTCCCACGAAGGGGTCGTTGTGCGCGTCGTGAAAGCCGCTGGCGCTGGCGCCCAAAGCGCGCGCGCGCGGCAGGAGACGGAAGCGTCCGCCCGCGAAGTGCAGACGGATAGCAAAGGCGATTTTGAAGTCACCGGCCTCGCCACCGGCGATTATGTCTTCAGTTTTTCCAGGCCGGGTTATCGAGGCTTTACCACGCGCAAATTGGAAGTGCTGTCAGGCGAGACAACCAAACTGCGTAGCTTGATCGAAATGGCGAAAGAAGGCGACCCTTTTGCCGTCATCCGTGGCGCGGTGCTTTACGGGGTGGGCTTTACCTTGCCGCATGCCGTGGTAACGATTGAGCGAATTGATGGCGGAAAAAAATTCAAAGAAGAAACGGTCTCGCGCGATGGAGGTGAATTTGCCTTTCGCTTGAAAGCGGACAAGGCGACTTACCGTATCACTGCCGCCGCCCCTGGTTTTGTCACCGCTTCACAGGAGATCACAATCGAGGGCGACGAAGTACGCAACATCGCGCTGACCTTGCAACAGGTAAAGTAAACAAACTGTTTGTTGATGGGCTATCTTCACAGTTGTCGCCTCAATTCAACCGCCCCCCGCTCCAATCATCAAAATCCCGCTCGCGGCGTTTCGACGGGCGTTCCTGCGCCACCTGGCTATAACTCGCCGAACCGCGTGCCTCGCTGCGCGCCAGTTTCTTTTGCGCGTGCAACCCTTCCAGCACCAATTCGCAGCCGCAGATCAGCGTGCCGTCGGCTTCGTCTTCCAATAAACCGCTGCGCACGGCGTCGAGCAGTCCTTTGACTTTGTTGAATTGGGCGAGCACGTCGGCGCTGCTGGCGAGTTCGTGAATCAGCAGGCTCTTGCCGTGGTTGAAATGGTCGAGTACCTGGCGCAGGTCAATGCCACTGTAACGTTCGCTGAAAACCTCGCCGCAGGCTTTGCGAATGAGTTCGCGGGCGATGCGTTCGGCGCCGATTTGTTCGCCTTCGTATTCCAGTTCCAGCTTGCCGGTGATCGCGGGCAGCGCGGCGTAAATGTCGCTTAGGCGCGGCGCGACGACGCTTTCGTCATTCAACAACGCACGGCGCTCGGCATTCGAGACGACGCTTTCGAGCAGCGAAATCGGCAGGCGCTGGCTAACGCCGGAGCGCGCGTCAATGCGTTTGTCGGCGCGGGCGATGAAAGCAACTTGCTCGACGATTTCGCGGATGGCGGACGGGATGACGACTTCCAATCCGTCGCTGCTGCGTTCCGTCCAGGCTTCCTGCCGTGTGATTTCCATGCCGTGCGTGAGCGAGGCGGGGTAATGCGTTTGAATCTCGGCGCCGATGCGGTCTTTGAGCGGCGTGATGATTTTGCCGCGCGCGGTGTAATCCTCCGGGTTGGCCGAAAAGACCAGCAGCACGTCCAGCGGCAGGCGTATCGGATAGCCTTTGATCTGCACGTCGCCCTCTTGCAAGATGTTGAAGAGTCCCACCTGAATTTTCCCAGCCAGGTCAGGCAATTCATTAATCGCAAAGACGCCGCGGTTGGCGCGTGGCAACAGGCCGTAATGGATCGTCAATTCGTCGGAGAGCAGGTGGCCGCCGCGCGCGGCTTTGATCGGGTCAACGTCGCCGATCAGGTCGGCGATGGTCACGTCGGGCGTGGCGAGCTTTTCGACGTAACGCGCGTCGCGGTCAACCCAGGCGATGGGCGCGTCATCGCCGCGTTCGGCGATGAGTTGTTTGCCGTAGGCCGAGAGCGGCGCGAACGGATCGTCGTTGATTTCCGAGCCGACCAGCACGGGAATTTCGTCGTCAAGCAGCGCCGTCAGATCGCGCAGGATGCGGCTTTTGGCCTGACCGCGCAGCCCCAACAAAATGAAGTTTTGCCGTGCCAGCAGCGCGTTGACGACTTGCGGGATGACGGTGTCTTCGTAGCCGACGATGCCTGGGAAGAGCGGCTCGTTGCGCTTGAGCTTGCCGATCAGGTTGCGGCGGATTTCAGTTTTGACATCGCGGTGTTGGTAGCCGCTGGTTTTGAGTGCACCGAGTGTGAGCGGTTTTGTCATAAAAACGGATGCCTTGGGAATTACAGCCAGCTTTAAGGCGTGCTGCGGGTTGATGATTCAAACGACGGGTTCGATCTTACTTTCGCTGAGTGGCTGCGGCAAGCGTGTGTCCATCGCCCGACCGTGAGAGCAGTGCTCTTGCAAAGTCCTCAAAACATCCGCCAAAGACCTTTGACCGTTCGAGCGCTCGCGCTGGCGACTTTGCAAGAGCACTGACCGTGAGAGAGGCAAGTGTGGAGTTGGAACCGCTGGACTTTAAGTGGGGCTTGCCCTCGCTCATGGCCGGGTTACGGACACGTTTTTTTGCCGACTGCTGAAACCTTCGCTTGCGCCCCGCCACTTACGGCACGGCAAGCGCGAACAAGCAACACATTTCAATTCAGGAGAGAGAAACCATGACCAATCAATTCTTCAAAACCGTCGCCGCCATCGCCGCCTTATGCCTGCTCAGCACCGTCGCCTGGGCGCAAAAAGATGAACGCGGTTTGAACTGCGACAACAACAATCGCTGGAATAGCGACCGGGCCAATCATTGCGTGATGCGCGAATTTAATGCGACGCCCGGCGGCGTCATCAATGTGGATGGGCGCACGAATGGCGGCGTCTCGGTGAAAGGCTGGGATCGCGCGGACGTTTTTGTGCGCGCCCAAGTACAAACCTGGGCCAATACCGATGATGAAGCCAGAGCGCTGGCCGAGCAGGTGCAAGTCGAAATCAGCGGCACGAATATTCGCTCCAATGGTCCCACGACACAGGGGCGCAAAGGCTGGTCAGTCAGTTTTGAAGTCTTCGTGCCGCGCCGTTCCGACCTCATGCTCAAGGCGCACAACGGTGGCATCAGCGTGCGCGAGGTGCGCGGCAACATCCAATTCGACACCACCAATGGCGGCGTCAGCCTGACGAAGCTGGCGGGCAATGTGAGAGGCACGACCACCAACGGCGGCGCGAATATCGTGCTGGACGGTCAGCGCTGGGATGGCGAAGGGCTGGATGTGCGCACGACCAATGGCGGCGTGAAGGTGATTATGCCTGAGGGTTATGCGGCGCATCTGGAAACGGGCACGGTCAACGGCGGACTGACCTTTGATTTCCCCGTCACGGTGCAAGGTAAGATTGACCGCGAGTTGAACACCGACATCGGCGGCGGCGGCGCGCCGATTCGCGTGCGCACGACCAACGGCGGCGTTTCGATTCGACGGCAATAGGCGTTGGAACAGTACCGCGCGCGTCAGCAAGCGGAGCTTGAAGTTGTCTGCCAAACGCAATCGAGTGCAGGCTCCGCTTGCTGACGCGCGCGGCACTGCAACAGCGTAGTTCATGCAAAACGCGGCTGACGCGGAGGCAACGCAGCGGTTTGGACTTTTCGCAGGGGTGCTTAAATTCGAGCCGCGATGTTGCCTCCGCGTCAGCCGCGTTTTGCGTTGAATCAGTACCGCGCGCGTCAGCAAGCGGCGGCTTCATCGTTGACCGCTTGATGTACCAATGACGAACCGCTTGCTGACGCGCGCGGTACTGTCCAGCATCAGAAGAGGCGGCGCGACAAATTGAAGCCAATCGTGAAACCTTGCAGCGAATCATCCGCGCCGACCAGCCCGCGCGTTTGCGAGCGTTCTGAGAAGGTCGTGCCCGGCCCGTTCGTGAACGTCAACGTGAACGAGTGGCGGCGCGTCGCGCTGGCTTTCTGAATCGCAAAGCCCACGACCGGGCGATGAATGCCAGTGAAGCTGCCCGGCGGGGCATAGCGCGCCGCTTCATTGACGCGGTAATTGGCCTCGGCCATTAACGCCACCGAAGGCCGGATGTTGACCGCTGCCCCGGCACCCAGCGCCACGGCGGTTTCGCCCTGCTCATTCCGCGTCGAACTGACAGTGTATGGCCGGTCGCCCAGCGTAATCGTCGGCACAAAGTAAACCTGGGCGTGGCGCGTGATGCTGCGCGCCAGCGTGAATTCAAAGCTAGTGGCAAAGTTGCGCTGGAAATTGTCGCGCCCTTCTACTCCAAAACGCGCTTGCAAACTCAGCGGATGCCCTTTGGATTCCTGCAACAACTGCGCACCGGCATACAGTTCGATGGGGCGGCCCATGCCGCCGGGCGAACGGTACGCGCCAACGTGTATGTGGTCATTGATGCCATACACAAAACCGAATGAGGGTAGCGCGATGCTATCCAGTCCGAACAGCCCGGCGTGGTCGGTCGGATCGCCAAAGGGGAAACGGTGCGTGAAATCCGTCCAGAGTGAACCTTTGGGGATGGGGATCGCTGAGGGCAGGTTGATGACGCGCACGTCCACGGCTTCATAAACATCGGACTTTTTCGGTTCCGGCGTCGGCGCGGGCTTTGGTGCCTGAGCGATGACGGCGGGTTTGGTTTCAGTGCTGACTTCCTGCACCGTTTTGGCGCGCGTGTTGATCGTGTAACGCTTGCCGTTGATTTCGACCACGGCTTCGTTGTCTGAAGTGAACGTGACAGGTGGTGTGTCCTGGCCGCTAGCGAAGCGGTCGGGGAATTGTTGGCGCAACTCGGCGGTGAACTGGTGACCAGCTTGCGCAAAGGCTTTGCCAAAATCGTTGCGTGGCCCGCCGCCCGCCGGATTGAGGTGGCAGGTGCCGCATTTGCCTTTGAGGTCGGCTTTGGCAAAGGGGTCGGCGTTGTATAGCTTCAGGTAATCGGGCAATGCGCCCGCCTGGCTGGCAAAAAGTGCCAGCGCGCTCAGCAAAAAAAGAAATTTGCAAAATCGTATTTTCGTCATTCGTGTCAGCTCCTGAATCAACGATGCCCGCGCAGCCATTGGGATCGTTGTTATTGAATCCGTGTTTATGAGTGTCATTAAGGGGAGCACAAAATACGCGGGCAGAGCAATAACGCCATGTTAGTGAGGAAGGGAGCCCCGCCAGATCCTTTCGGCTCAACAGCCTTTGAAATCCGGTTTGCGCTTTTCCAGGAACGCGCGCACGCCCTCTTCCTTGTCCACGCTGGAAAAACAAAGTGCAAAAAGATCAATTTCGGCGTCCAGCCCCGCGTGCAACGTGGTGCGCGCGGCGTTCTTGACGGCGGCTTTGGCCATCGCCAAGGCGACCGGGCTTTTTTCGGCAATGCGTTCAGCCAGCGCAAAAGTCTTTTCGGCCAATTCGGCGGCAGGATGAACTTCGTTGACCAAGCCCAGCCGGTGCGCTTCGGCGGCGTCAATCATTTCGCCGGTCAGAATCATTTGCATGGCTTTGCCTTCGCCGACGAGGCGCGTCAGGCGTTGCGTGCCGCCGCCGCCGGGGATGATGCCCAGATTGATTTCGGGTTGGCCGAAACGCGCCTGGTCGCTGGCGATGCGCAGGTCGCACGCGAGCGCCAGTTCGCAGCCGCCGCCCAAACAGAAACCATTGATCATCGCAAGCAGCGGTTTGGGGAACTCTTCGGCGGCGGTGAAGATGCTCTTGGCCTTCATCACCGCGCGCTGCTGGACGGCGCTGCGCCCCGCGAATTCGTTGATGTCCGCGCCCGCAACGAAGGCTTTTTCGCCCGCGCCAGTCAGGATGACCACACGGATTTCGGCATCGTCGCGCAATTCATCAAGGGCCTCGGCCAATTCGGCGCGCGTGGCGATGTTCAAAGCGTTCAGTTTTTTGGGACGGTTGATGGTCAACAGCGCGATGCGGCCACGCCGTTCGAGCAAGGTGTTTTCGGCCATAAATAGAAATCCTCTTCGATCTCAAATCTCAACTTCAAAAACGCAGACACACGCCCAGCAGTCCAGGCTGACTGCGTGAAAGTGATCTTGGTGATGTCATGCCGTTTGATGGATTTGGCTTGGTTACGGTCTGCTTCTTTGTCCCAGCGGGGGCATTATGCGTTGGGCCAAACGGCGAACGCAAGCGGCCCGTCTCAACACCGGCTGTGCTGTGCTTGCGCGCGTGCGGCGGTTCTGGCTATAGTGCGATTCATCCTTAAAGCAGTCGTCTTACGCATGCAATCGTCAATGGTCATGGCATCTGTCTTTCAGTTGGATAACAACAGCGTAGCGCTCATCACAGGGGCATCCTCCGGCATCGGGCGCGCCACCGCCTTGGCGTTGGCCGCGCGTGGCGTGCGCCTGGCGCTGTTGGCGCGTTCGGCTAAGAAGCTGACTGAAGTGGTGGGGCAATGCACTCCAACAGACGTACTGCCAATCGCCTGCGATGTGCGTGCTGAAGCCGCCGTTAACGACGCCGTTGCCGCGCCGTTGGCGCGTTGGGGCCGCGTTGACGTGCTCATCAACAGCGCGGGCCTGAGTCTGAATGGCGCGGTGGATGGTTACACGCTGGAGGATTGGCGCACTGTGCTCGACACCAATCTGACTGGGACGTTTCTAACCTGTCGCGCCGTGCTGCCCACGATGAAACAACAAGGCGGCGGCCAGATCATCAATATTTCATCCGGCGCAGGCCGCAACGGTATTAAGCAGATGGCCGCTTATTGCGCGGCCAAATTCGGCGTCATTGGTTTTACTGAAGCGCTCGGTTTGGAGGTCCGCCAACACAACATTCGCGTGTCCGCATTGTTGCCAGGCTCCGTCGCGACGGACTTTTCCCGCGTAGCGAAACGGGCAGCGGCGGACGACGACGACAACGCCCCACGCGAGATTGGTTATTCAATGACGGCGGGGGAAGTCGCTTCGGTGATTGTGGCGATGCTCGAACAACCGGCGCAAGCCTGGCTGAGTGAAGTCGTATTGCGCCCGCTCAATCTGGAATTGCGACGCACCGAGGGGCAAGTATGAATCTTGTGAAGAGGATCAACGGTGATGGCAACTGACACCGTTTTGTGCACAGGTTGCGGCATCACGCTGCGACCGTTTATGACACGCTGTCCGCGTTGTGGCGCGGAACGCGAGGCCGTCTCCGCGCCCAGGTCTGCCGCTCCTGACCAAGTGGATATGTTGCGGTTTCATAGTGAAACGGCCCGCACTACCACCGCCTCGCAAGCCGCCGCCGCCGTCCCGGCCTTACAACAGGCGCTGGCTCCCGCCCAAACCACCGTCGTTCCGCTGGATGATTTGCGGCGCCGCGCCGCGCAACAGGAAGAATTCCAACCCACGCTGCCCAACACCGTAGTGATGTCGCCGCCGGATGAGGTGCGGCGCTTTCCGCTCTTCACCCGCGCGCAGATCATTCTGATCCTGGTCGGCCTAGCATTGCTTGGAATAGGTCTGTTGATTGGCTTCCTGCTTTGGTCGCGCGAAAAGGCCGACACTTCGCTGAAGCTGAACGAGCCGCCGCTCGTCAGTCAATCCGCCGCCGCGCTCGCCCTGCCCGTCGCCAGCCCGACGCTCGATCCAAGCGCGTCGCCTTCGCCCACGCCACCGCTCTCAATTGACGATCAGGTGTTGTTTGAAGAAGCGAAGAAGGTTTTGGCCGCTTACAATCCCACCGGCTTTGCGCGCTACAAAATCACGGTGAAAGACGGCGTCGTCACCCTCGACGGCAGCGCTGAACACCAACCGGAAAAAGAAGGCGCCACCAACGTCTTACGGCTGTTAGCCAAGGCCAAACAAATCGTCAACAACCTGGCCGTCAAATCAGACTTGTCTCTGCTGCCCTCGCCCATGGCGCAACCTACTGCACAACCCGCGATCACGCCCGCCAGCACCGAAGCCAGTTTGAATCCGCCGTCCACCAATGCTGCTTTGCCAGCCAATCCCGCTGCCGAAGCGAATTCCCCAGCAGCGGAAGCCGAAACCCAACGCGCCCGCCAGCGGGAAGCTGAACGCCTACAGCGCGAACAGGAAGCCGCCCGCCAACGCGAAGCCGAGCAGCAACGCCAGCGCGAAGCCGACGCCCAACGCCAACGCGAAGCCGAGGCTCAAAAGCAGCGCGAAGCCGAAACTCAAAAGCAACGCGAGGCCGAAGAAGCCGCGCGCCGCCAGCAACAGCAAGAAGAAGCGCGCCGCCTGGAAGCAGAGCGGACGCCAACCCGACCGCGCCGAGCTGAACCGGATGCGCTACGCTCCGGCACCGTCGCCTGGAGCGGCGTCGTGGATGGCGTTGACGAAATCGTCATCGGTGGTGGCAGCGCCGCCGTGCGCCACCTGAGCGGCGAAGCCGTGCGCGACACCCGCGCCTCTTTCAGCGCAGCCGTTCCCCGCGCGCCTGTTTCTGTAAAGCTGCTTTCCACCAGCGGACGTGGCACGATCCAAATCGTCCAGCAACCTGCGGCGACAAATGGCTATACAACCATCGTGCGTATTGACGACAGTGCGCAGCGGGGCGGACAGGCGCATCAGTTTACGTTGCGGTGGTCGGTGCAGTGAGGCTAGTTTGAGCGGACGTTAGGAAGAAGTTGGTCTGGCGCTTTTCAAGTCGTGGCCAAAGGCGGTTCAATTTCTTGTGCACGCCAAGCCGCAAATGCCAAGGCTTCTCGCAGATCGGCTAATTCGAGATATGGGTAAAGCTGCAAAATCTCTTCGTCTGAATGTCCAGCCGCTAGCAACCCGACTACAGTTCCAACGGTTACGCGCATTCCGCGCAAACAAGGTTTGCCGTCCATAACTTTGGGATCAGATGTGATTCTGGTTAGCTGCATTGTTTGACTCCATCAGTTCCTTAGTTTTCCTGAAAATCAACCAACTCATCCCTTGGTGGTTTAACACGTAATATGCCTGACGTAGCAGCACAATTTCTTGCGAAAAGTATCCTATTGATTTGGCTGTGGGCCGACAAGAATAGTTGCCCTGTGCCCTGGAAGTTCTTTTTCATAACCGCCCGCTGCCGGATAGCCTATAGTGCCAAGCGCAGACTGAAGCGTTTTCGCACCTACTGGTTGATCGCTCGCATCACGTACTAGGATTGTTAGTCCTGGCGGGAATGATCCAAAGGGGTTTGCTACAACTCCAATAAGGTTCCAGTCTGTAGCCGCTAGCGCCTTGCCAAGTTGGAATGCGAATGACCGCGCCTCCTCGTTATTTGGGGGATAGAGTATTTCGATATTTGCCGCAGGAGCTGACTTCAACAGTGAGATTAACTTGCTCTTCTGGGCTGACGTTAAAGCACGAGGAGTCGGTCTGGTGTTGATGGTTACGTTATCACCAGTGTTAAAGACTGCTCCAGGAGAAGGGCTGTTATTGAGATTGATTGATTTCTCAGAGGTGCTTTGGGGAGGATCTTGTAGATGTCTGATTCGAGATGGTCTGTCTTTGGGGGAGACTGATTGCGCTTGCGCTATTGGCGTTGATGCAACTGGTACTTGTGGCCCAGGCTGAGCGGCCAGATCATTTTCCGTGATTTGTCTGGTCAAGGGTTCCTCGGAGCGTAAGCTTGAGTTTGGTCTTACTCCCAATGTATTTGCCAAAGCAGGCGGCCATCCAAATACAAAGCTTGTAAAGAGGCAAAATAAGAAAGCCACGTATAAAATAGCCATTGCCCAAGCCAGTAATGCTGTTAGCCATCTTTTCCCGGGCAAATCTTGAACAATCTGTGTGAAGAGGAAGTAGACCAACATTAGTACTGGCAGGACACAGATACCGACAAGTGCAATCTTGAGATCTTTTATCAGGCCAGTAATGATGGCAAATGCTGCTGCAATTCCAACAAGGCCCCAAGCATATTTAACAGCCGGAGTCTCCTTGGCGGCGTCGCGTAAAACTTGTATTGGGTTCATAAGTAAAACGTTGAGAAACCAGAAACGACCTAAGCCCGACCAAGTGACTTAAGCACTTGATCGGGCTTTCGGTATATTGCCGAAATTGTCCTGCGTTACCTGCGTACTACACGCACTTACTAAACCCGCAATCTCGACACGTATAGCAACTCGCGGTGTATTCCAAACTCCCGCTGCCGCATTCCGGGCATAACGTCATCCGCGCTTTGGCGTTTGGGCCAGCGGCTGGCGTCGGCGTGGGGGCTGCTGCCGTTTTCACTTCGGCGGCGGGTTGCGCGGCCAGCGCTTGTTTGGCGGCGGCGCGGGCGGAATCGGGCTGATTCACCAGGCGGCGCTTGGTCAGCATGATGCATTCGGCGACGGCTTGTTCGGTCGAGGTGCAGAGGCGTTCGTTGAACCAGACCGAGTGGTTGCCGATGACTTTGGTCAGGCTGGCGGCGACCTCTTCGGCTTCAAAGCCGCCCCGCAACATCTTGGAGGCGAGCAGGCCGACCGAGACGGAGAGGCCCGCGCCGGTGGCGAAGACTTCCAGCACGCGGGTGCCGTCGTGATTGATCGTGACGTAAAGGTTCTGGCCGTCAAACTGAATGCGCCAAGTGGAGCCGAGCAGTTCGCGCGGACGTTCCACTTTGGGCCGTGTGAGTTGAGGCTTGGCTGCGGGGGCCGCTTGGGGGGCGGGCGCAGCTTCGGCGTTGACCTCGACGGGCGTCTCGGCTTGCGCTTCGTCTTTCTTCTCTGGCTTCTCGGCGCTGACCGCCGTCAACACTTGGCCGTCACGCGAGCCGTCGCGGTAGTAGCTGACCGCTTTGACGCCCATCTTCCAAGCCAGACGATGGACGCGGTCGGTGTCTTCGCGCGAATAGCTGGCCGGGGCGTTGACGGTTTTGCTGATCGAATTGTCTACGTGATCCTGGAAGGCTTTGAGCACGCGCAGGTGATCGTCGGGCATCAGCGTCAGCACGTCCACGAAGTATTCGGGCAGCTTGTCGCGGTTCGCCACGATGGCTTCGGCGGCGCGGGCGATGGATTCGGGATCGTGCTGATCCAGTTCCAGGCCCAAGGCTTTGGCCGCCAGCGGATGCGCGTAAGTGCGCGTGCCGATGGTGTCGCGGCGCACGTAGGCGTAACTGAAATTCGGTTCACAACCGCTGCTGGTTTCAGCCACCAGCGAAATCGTGCCCGTGGGGGCGACGGTGGTGACTTCGTAATTGCGCGGCGTGAGTTCCATCGAACGATCCAGCCCGACCTCTTTATAAATCAGGTCTTCATACAGATTGCGGTTCGGCTCGAATTCAGGCATCGCGCCTTTCTCTTTGCCCAGCATCAGCGAGGCGCGCCATGATTCTTTGCGGAAGAAATCCATCATTTGATCGGCCAGCAACGCGGATTCTTCGCTGCCATAGGTGACGCGTTTTTGCAGACACAGATCGGCGAAACCCATGATGCCCAGGCCCACGGGGCGCGTGCGATGCACGGTGTCGTGGATTTGCGGCAACGGCCAGTCGCAAGAGTCAATCACGTTGTCGAGGAAGCGCACACACCAATAAATGTCGGCGGCGAAACGATCCCAATCGAGGTCGTCAGCGCGCTCGTCGTAATACTTGGCGACATCAATCGAACCGAGGTTGCAGGCGTTGTAATCGTGCAGCATCTGCTCGGCACAGGGGTTTGAGGCTTTCTTTAAGCCCATCGAATTTTTCAACGGGTTATGTTTGTTGACGTTGTCAATGAAGATGATGCCCGGCTCGGCCCAGCGGTGTGTCGAAGAGATGATGCGCTCCCAGATGTCGGGAGCGCAGACCATGCCCGGCTTGGGGGGCGCTTCATGTTTGTAAGTGTATTCGCCGCCTTGGCCGTCATTCGCTTTCGGATCCCAAATCGGGCGCTCCCAGGGCTTGCCGTCGAATTCAGTTTGGAACCATTCGTTGTGCTCGACCGCTTTCAAAAATTTGTCGGAAACCGTGACCGAGATATTGAAATTGGTCAGGCTCTTCTGATCGTTCTTGGCGTGAATGAAACGCAGGATGTCGGGATGGCCGACGGCCAGAATGCCCATGTTTGCGCCGCGCCGCACGCCGCCCTGTTTGACCGTCTCGGTCATCGTGTTGACGATCTGCATAAACGACACGGGGCCGGAGGCGATACCACGGCCTTCGCCCACGGGCGTACCGGCGGGGCGCAACAGTTCGTAGGTCATCCCGGTGCCGCCACCCGACTGGTGTATGAGG
This window harbors:
- a CDS encoding DUF433 domain-containing protein, with product MQLTRITSDPKVMDGKPCLRGMRVTVGTVVGLLAAGHSDEEILQLYPYLELADLREALAFAAWRAQEIEPPLATT
- a CDS encoding enoyl-CoA hydratase/isomerase family protein; its protein translation is MAENTLLERRGRIALLTINRPKKLNALNIATRAELAEALDELRDDAEIRVVILTGAGEKAFVAGADINEFAGRSAVQQRAVMKAKSIFTAAEEFPKPLLAMINGFCLGGGCELALACDLRIASDQARFGQPEINLGIIPGGGGTQRLTRLVGEGKAMQMILTGEMIDAAEAHRLGLVNEVHPAAELAEKTFALAERIAEKSPVALAMAKAAVKNAARTTLHAGLDAEIDLFALCFSSVDKEEGVRAFLEKRKPDFKGC
- a CDS encoding BON domain-containing protein; its protein translation is MATDTVLCTGCGITLRPFMTRCPRCGAEREAVSAPRSAAPDQVDMLRFHSETARTTTASQAAAAVPALQQALAPAQTTVVPLDDLRRRAAQQEEFQPTLPNTVVMSPPDEVRRFPLFTRAQIILILVGLALLGIGLLIGFLLWSREKADTSLKLNEPPLVSQSAAALALPVASPTLDPSASPSPTPPLSIDDQVLFEEAKKVLAAYNPTGFARYKITVKDGVVTLDGSAEHQPEKEGATNVLRLLAKAKQIVNNLAVKSDLSLLPSPMAQPTAQPAITPASTEASLNPPSTNAALPANPAAEANSPAAEAETQRARQREAERLQREQEAARQREAEQQRQREADAQRQREAEAQKQREAETQKQREAEEAARRQQQQEEARRLEAERTPTRPRRAEPDALRSGTVAWSGVVDGVDEIVIGGGSAAVRHLSGEAVRDTRASFSAAVPRAPVSVKLLSTSGRGTIQIVQQPAATNGYTTIVRIDDSAQRGGQAHQFTLRWSVQ
- a CDS encoding carboxypeptidase regulatory-like domain-containing protein → MRLNFLSPTLQDEGKYAIAALLVLFGCSAISGKAQTSQAAAEKAPASKTANGIVKGRVKLQDSKSHEGVVVRVVKAAGAGAQSARARQETEASAREVQTDSKGDFEVTGLATGDYVFSFSRPGYRGFTTRKLEVLSGETTKLRSLIEMAKEGDPFAVIRGAVLYGVGFTLPHAVVTIERIDGGKKFKEETVSRDGGEFAFRLKADKATYRITAAAPGFVTASQEITIEGDEVRNIALTLQQVK
- a CDS encoding VWA domain-containing protein translates to MKSGTWALGAIFIITSLCLAQEQRKSDELQRVIGERGWSLPVPATQKPEQEKPNITLRIDTDLVTVDVVATDKNGNYVLDLRPDEIQLFENGQPRKLDLFSVNDESTISRPLAVVFALDLSGSLKPAETVTLREAALKFTTLMKGDSVFAAMAFNYEVKILQGFTADPHRIENAFSKADRFEGSTRIYDALDRAITLLERNAPRTRKGRQVRRVIVVITDGFDSASIIDRRELIRRANLAGVTVYSMTLPSYMLSATPSHERVITPLDATRIVMATGGRDFSADTHDFTPIFKALAEEMRASYALAFYPELRDGQYHQLQVQTSRPGVQLRANRTGYQATAK
- a CDS encoding SDR family NAD(P)-dependent oxidoreductase codes for the protein MVMASVFQLDNNSVALITGASSGIGRATALALAARGVRLALLARSAKKLTEVVGQCTPTDVLPIACDVRAEAAVNDAVAAPLARWGRVDVLINSAGLSLNGAVDGYTLEDWRTVLDTNLTGTFLTCRAVLPTMKQQGGGQIINISSGAGRNGIKQMAAYCAAKFGVIGFTEALGLEVRQHNIRVSALLPGSVATDFSRVAKRAAADDDDNAPREIGYSMTAGEVASVIVAMLEQPAQAWLSEVVLRPLNLELRRTEGQV
- a CDS encoding magnesium chelatase, giving the protein MTKPLTLGALKTSGYQHRDVKTEIRRNLIGKLKRNEPLFPGIVGYEDTVIPQVVNALLARQNFILLGLRGQAKSRILRDLTALLDDEIPVLVGSEINDDPFAPLSAYGKQLIAERGDDAPIAWVDRDARYVEKLATPDVTIADLIGDVDPIKAARGGHLLSDELTIHYGLLPRANRGVFAINELPDLAGKIQVGLFNILQEGDVQIKGYPIRLPLDVLLVFSANPEDYTARGKIITPLKDRIGAEIQTHYPASLTHGMEITRQEAWTERSSDGLEVVIPSAIREIVEQVAFIARADKRIDARSGVSQRLPISLLESVVSNAERRALLNDESVVAPRLSDIYAALPAITGKLELEYEGEQIGAERIARELIRKACGEVFSERYSGIDLRQVLDHFNHGKSLLIHELASSADVLAQFNKVKGLLDAVRSGLLEDEADGTLICGCELVLEGLHAQKKLARSEARGSASYSQVAQERPSKRRERDFDDWSGGRLN